A region of Thioalbus denitrificans DNA encodes the following proteins:
- a CDS encoding CidA/LrgA family protein gives MLAALTLLLLCQLAGEVIAQLSGLPLPGPVIGMVLLFIGLVIRGEVPAALDRAARGLLDHLSLLFVPAGVGVVLHLTRVGDEWLPLSAALVLSTLLAIVVTGWVMQRLGRPAADEPKP, from the coding sequence ATGCTCGCCGCTCTCACCCTCCTGCTCCTGTGCCAGCTCGCCGGCGAGGTCATCGCCCAGCTGAGCGGCCTGCCGCTGCCGGGACCCGTCATCGGCATGGTGCTCCTGTTCATCGGACTGGTCATTCGCGGAGAGGTTCCGGCCGCCCTGGACCGGGCCGCGCGGGGCCTGCTCGATCATCTCTCGCTGCTGTTCGTTCCGGCCGGCGTGGGCGTGGTGCTGCACCTGACCCGGGTCGGCGACGAGTGGCTGCCACTCTCCGCCGCGCTGGTGCTGAGCACCCTGCTGGCCATCGTCGTCACCGGCTGGGTCATGCAGCGACTCGGCCGTCCCGCCGCGGATGAGCCGAAGCCGTGA
- a CDS encoding LrgB family protein, translating into MKRELQEIWVYLAANPLLWLTVTLVAYQAGLWLYRRLGCRPVANPVLLAIILIGALLFATGGSYDDYFAGAQFVHFLLGPATVALAIPLYRQFHRVRRAALPLALAILAGSLSAALSAMGLAWLLGASWQSVISLAPKSVTTPVAMGIAEKLGGLPSLTAVLVILTGIIGASLGPWVLRLARVRDPRARGLGLGVAAHGIGTAQAFQAGEVTGAFSSLAMGLNALATAILLPLLFRWAGW; encoded by the coding sequence GTGAAGCGCGAGTTGCAGGAAATCTGGGTCTATCTCGCCGCCAATCCCCTGCTGTGGCTGACCGTCACCCTGGTGGCCTACCAGGCGGGGCTGTGGCTCTACCGACGGCTCGGCTGCCGGCCCGTGGCCAACCCGGTGCTCCTGGCCATCATCCTCATAGGCGCCCTGCTCTTCGCCACCGGCGGCAGCTACGACGACTACTTCGCCGGCGCCCAGTTCGTCCACTTCCTGCTCGGGCCCGCCACCGTGGCGCTGGCCATCCCCCTCTACCGGCAGTTTCACCGGGTCCGGCGGGCGGCGCTGCCGCTGGCGCTGGCCATCCTGGCCGGTTCCCTCTCCGCGGCGCTCAGCGCCATGGGGCTGGCCTGGCTGCTCGGCGCCTCCTGGCAGAGCGTGATCTCCCTGGCGCCCAAGTCGGTCACCACGCCGGTGGCCATGGGCATCGCGGAGAAGCTCGGGGGACTGCCCTCGCTGACGGCCGTGCTGGTCATCCTGACCGGCATCATCGGCGCCTCCCTCGGCCCCTGGGTGCTGCGGCTGGCCCGGGTGCGGGATCCCCGCGCCCGGGGCCTGGGCCTGGGCGTGGCGGCCCACGGCATCGGCACGGCCCAGGCATTCCAGGCCGGCGAGGTCACCGGCGCCTTCTCCAGTCTGGCCATGGGCCTCAACGCCCTGGCCACGGCCATCCTACTGCCGCTGCTGTTCCGGTGGGCGGGGTGGTGA
- the dcd gene encoding dCTP deaminase, producing the protein MSIKSDKWIRRMAEQHGMIEPFEPRQVRENEGGRIVSYGTSSYGYDVRCADEFKIFTNINSAIVDPKNFDANSFVDVKSDVCIIPPNSFALARTVEYFRIPRSVLTICLGKSTYARCGIIVNVTPLEPEWEGHVTLEFSNTTPLPAKIYANEGVAQMLFFESDEVCETSYLDRGGKYQGQRGVTLPVA; encoded by the coding sequence TTGAGCATCAAATCGGACAAGTGGATCCGCCGCATGGCGGAGCAGCACGGAATGATCGAGCCGTTCGAACCGCGCCAGGTGCGCGAGAACGAAGGCGGCCGCATCGTCTCCTACGGCACCTCCAGCTATGGCTACGACGTGCGCTGCGCCGACGAATTCAAGATCTTCACCAACATCAACTCGGCCATCGTCGACCCCAAGAACTTCGACGCCAACAGCTTCGTGGACGTCAAGTCCGACGTCTGCATCATTCCCCCCAACTCCTTCGCCCTGGCCCGCACGGTGGAGTACTTCCGCATTCCACGCAGCGTGCTCACCATCTGCCTGGGCAAGTCCACCTATGCCCGCTGCGGCATCATCGTCAACGTCACCCCGCTGGAGCCGGAGTGGGAGGGGCACGTCACCCTCGAGTTCTCCAACACCACGCCGTTGCCCGCCAAGATCTACGCCAACGAGGGCGTGGCCCAGATGCTCTTCTTCGAGTCCGACGAGGTATGCGAGACCTCCTACCTCGATCGCGGCGGCAAGTACCAGGGCCAGCGCGGCGTCACCCTGCCGGTGGCGTGA